The sequence CATATAATATTATTAGTCAATATAATATTACAAAAAAGTAGGAGTTTTATCTCCTACTTCAAATAAACATATATCACAATTCCAGCCTGCAACAAAAGAATTACAGGCACTCCAATATAAAATTTCGGCTTCTGAGTCTTATGTCGGAATATTTGCATCCCGACACAGGCTCCAACAGAGCCTCCCAAAGCCGCCATTGAAAGAAGCGTCGCCTCCGGTATCCGCCACCTTTTTTTGCGCGCCTTCTGTTTGTCTATTCCATATAAGAAAAATGTCACGATATTGATCGCCAGTAAATACCACATTATATATCTCATATTCACACCTCGATTTCTTTTTGCATTGTAAAGGAATAAATAATCTTCTCTTTTACACATTTTCCTGTAAGCTGTTCCAATGCCCGCGCATAATAATCAAGCTGTGTATGATATTTTTCCCTCAATATCTCTTCTTTGAACACTCTGTCTGTCTTATAATCCAAAACAACCAATTCTCCATCTTCTTCAAACCAGACGTCGATGATTCCCTGAACGAGAACAGTTTCTTCCAGGCTTTCCCCTTTATAAAGTTCATCTGCATCTATTCCAAGAACAAAAGGCTGCTCTGCCCACAGTGTCCCCCGAACTGCCGCTCGATGCATTCTCTCTCCGACAGGTGTGTTTAAAAACCGTAAAATATCCTTCTCCCGAATCGAAGTACACATCTCCTCCGACAGCTTTCCGCTTCGTTTTTGCTCCTCGATCAGTTCCTTCAATGTCACTTCATCATACTTTTTCGAGAAATCAAGCAATTCCAGCAATCTATGATAAGCGCTTCCTCTTGATGCCCCGGTAAGCTCCTCCTCTTCCTGTAAAAATTTCGGAAGAAGGGGAACGACATCTGCCTCATCAAACACAAGTTCTCCGGCTTCTTCTTCCAAATAAGCACGTTTTTTCAGTTCTGATACCGTCATTTTTTGCTTCAGTTTTCGCTCACGCTCATATGGATATTGATACCCGAACTGTATTTCCAACTGTTCTTTCATCTGCTCATCATAGGTGCGAGTATCATCCCAGTTATGCAACAGCTCTTTCGTATACTGTCCGCTCAGCTCCTCTGCAACTTCCCCCGCGACAATCTCTCCGATTCCCATTTTGTATACCCGGATTGGCACATCACGATCATACAGCGGATTCATAAACGGCGCTCCTATATTGTACGTCTCTAAGATCGGTGCAAAGGAAGCATGACGGTAAAGTGCCGGAAGTACCCAGTCGAAATAGGAATTTGCTTTTGTCAGTCTGCTGAATGTAAGCTCCGTTTCCTCATGGCTGCGAAGCCCTTCATAACTTCTTATTTTCTGTTCCAAATTCGATATTGTCCCCGTCATAATGAGTTTTTCTTTCGCTCTTGTAAGTGCCACATATAAAACACGAAGTTCTTCGCCCGCATTTTCCATCAACACTTCTCTTTGAATCATCCGTTTCAACAATGTTGGTGCCTTCGTTCTTCTTTCTACATCCACCGCGTCAATTCCGACACCAAATTCAGGATGAATCACAATACTTCCTTTGATATCCTGTGTATTGAATCGCTTGCTCATGCCGGACACAAAGACAATCGGAAATTCTAAGCCCTTACTTTTGTGAATACTCATTAGCCTGACGGTGTCTGCCTGTTCATCCAAAACAGATGCCTCTCCATAGTCCACATCATATTTATGAAGCTGCTCGATATAGCGGATAAAATGGAATAATCCTTTGTAGCTGGTACTCTCAAAGCTCACTGCTTTCTCCACAAGCATCTCCAGATTCGCCTTTCTCTGTTCTCCGGAAGGTAAAGATGCCACATAATCTCCATATCCTGTCTCTTCTATGATGTCCCATAGCAATGCGTGAATAGCCGTATAAGGTACTTTTCTTCGGAATCTTTCGTACTTTCTCAACAAATCTGTGATCCGCTCTTTGAGATTTTCGTCACTTCCATTTTCCAAATAGAACAATGTCCGCTCATAGAATGTCTTTCCTTCCCCTTCACACTGTATATTCGCAAGCTCCTCACTCGTCAGCTTGCCAAAACAGGAGGTCAGCACTGCCGCAAACGGAATATCCTGTCTCGGATTGTCTAAAATCCGCAAATAGTCCAAAATTGTCCGAATTTCTCTCGTCTCAAAATACCCTTCCTTAGAACCGCTGTACGCCGGAATCCCCTCCCGGTTCAAAATATTCGTAAATACATCTGTCCATCCTTTCAGGCTTCGCGTTAAAATTACGATATCACTATATCTGGCAGTCCGGTATTCTCCCGTCTCCTTATCCAATACCATGTGATGACCGACAAGTTCTTTGATCCGTCTTGCCACAGCTCTCGCCTCCAGCTCCCGGTTCGTTTCCTCTATCTTTTGATCATCCTCATCCTCAAAATCCGTATCTATCAAAGTAACTTCTGTCTCATTTCCAGCCTGCTCTTCATAGGCTGCTCCGACATAGAGAGCAGCTTTGTCATCATATGCAATGCCTCCAAGCCCTTTTGTCATGACCTGTTCAAAAATAAAGTTCGTACTGTCAAGTACCTCTCTTCTGCTTCGGAAATTTTTGTGTAAATCAATTCTCTGCTTGTCGCTCTCCTCCAGACTATATGTGTTGAACTTTTCCATAAAAAGCTCTGGTCTTGACAGACGGAACCTATAGATACTCTGCTTAACATCCCCCACCATGAAAATATTATAGCTTCCTTTAGAGACTTTGGATACGCTCGTCAGAATCGCCTCCTGAATCAGATTACTGTCCTGATACTCATCGATCATAACTTCCGCAAATCTCTCCTGATACTCTTTGGCAGCCTTAGACGGCACTAGTTTCCCGCCCTCTTCCAATGTCAGAATCCGCAGAGCAAACTGTTCCATATCTCCGAAATCAATCATATTTTTCCCAGTTTTTTTCTCTGCAAAGGTATCAGCAAAATCATTTACAAGCTGTACAAGCACTTCCATATTCGATTTTGCCGAGAGCATATCCTGATACAACTCTTCGGGAGCGTCAAAAAAATACTGTTCTACAACCGAAGCCACCGTCTTCTTGACTTCCTCCCGGACACCTTTCACATAGGCAGCCAGTTCTTCCGAAACACTCTTGTCGCGGTTGGTTGCAAGCCTTGCCCATTTCACCTTAGAAATCAAGTTGGACATCTCCAAAAAGTCTTCTGCACTGTTAATTTTTTCTATATTCTGCAGGTCTGCTTCCAGAGTCTCCCGATACATATACGGCCCATCTTCGCAGTCACATACTTGCAGCCCTGATACAATAGTTTCTTTCAGATCTTTCATATAATATCTTGTATTGCGCATAATATGTTCTACAAACTCTGACTCTGCCATCGCCTGCAGACTGTCAAACTCGTACTGTTCCACACACTCTTGCAACCATTTCCCCGGATTCGGATAACTTCTTGAAAATTCATATAGCTGCAAAATAAGCTCCTCTAGTTTCTTATCGTCTCTTCCAGATGCAAAACACTCTACAAATTCCTGAAAGGTCTGACTCCCCTCTTCATAATATCTTTCTAAAAGCTCTTCCATCACGTCATGCTTAAGTAGTTT comes from Coprococcus phoceensis and encodes:
- a CDS encoding DUF1294 domain-containing protein, yielding MRYIMWYLLAINIVTFFLYGIDKQKARKKRWRIPEATLLSMAALGGSVGACVGMQIFRHKTQKPKFYIGVPVILLLQAGIVIYVYLK
- the addA gene encoding helicase-exonuclease AddAB subunit AddA, producing the protein MGVTFTPEQKQVIDLRDRNILVSAAAGSGKTAVLVERIITRLTKDQNPIDVDQLLIVTYTEAAASEMKERIRTAIEKALEENPDNVHLQRQATLIHSAQVTTIHSFCLSVIRDYFHTIDLDPGFRIAEEGELKLLKHDVMEELLERYYEEGSQTFQEFVECFASGRDDKKLEELILQLYEFSRSYPNPGKWLQECVEQYEFDSLQAMAESEFVEHIMRNTRYYMKDLKETIVSGLQVCDCEDGPYMYRETLEADLQNIEKINSAEDFLEMSNLISKVKWARLATNRDKSVSEELAAYVKGVREEVKKTVASVVEQYFFDAPEELYQDMLSAKSNMEVLVQLVNDFADTFAEKKTGKNMIDFGDMEQFALRILTLEEGGKLVPSKAAKEYQERFAEVMIDEYQDSNLIQEAILTSVSKVSKGSYNIFMVGDVKQSIYRFRLSRPELFMEKFNTYSLEESDKQRIDLHKNFRSRREVLDSTNFIFEQVMTKGLGGIAYDDKAALYVGAAYEEQAGNETEVTLIDTDFEDEDDQKIEETNRELEARAVARRIKELVGHHMVLDKETGEYRTARYSDIVILTRSLKGWTDVFTNILNREGIPAYSGSKEGYFETREIRTILDYLRILDNPRQDIPFAAVLTSCFGKLTSEELANIQCEGEGKTFYERTLFYLENGSDENLKERITDLLRKYERFRRKVPYTAIHALLWDIIEETGYGDYVASLPSGEQRKANLEMLVEKAVSFESTSYKGLFHFIRYIEQLHKYDVDYGEASVLDEQADTVRLMSIHKSKGLEFPIVFVSGMSKRFNTQDIKGSIVIHPEFGVGIDAVDVERRTKAPTLLKRMIQREVLMENAGEELRVLYVALTRAKEKLIMTGTISNLEQKIRSYEGLRSHEETELTFSRLTKANSYFDWVLPALYRHASFAPILETYNIGAPFMNPLYDRDVPIRVYKMGIGEIVAGEVAEELSGQYTKELLHNWDDTRTYDEQMKEQLEIQFGYQYPYERERKLKQKMTVSELKKRAYLEEEAGELVFDEADVVPLLPKFLQEEEELTGASRGSAYHRLLELLDFSKKYDEVTLKELIEEQKRSGKLSEEMCTSIREKDILRFLNTPVGERMHRAAVRGTLWAEQPFVLGIDADELYKGESLEETVLVQGIIDVWFEEDGELVVLDYKTDRVFKEEILREKYHTQLDYYARALEQLTGKCVKEKIIYSFTMQKEIEV